One Rhodoferax sp. GW822-FHT02A01 genomic window, CGGTCAAAGCGGGCAGGGCGCACGCTGCGCCAGCGCGCCAGCACGCGCAGCCGCTCCATGTGGCGCACGATGCGCCGCACCACCAGGGGCAACAGGCCCAGCAGTGCCAGCGACCCCAGCAGCGCGGGGCTGGCTGCGTCCGACAGGCTGCGCAGCGAGCCGAGCTGGATACCCGCATTCACAAACGCGGCCGTTCCCACCAGCATGCCCAGCTGGCTGACCCAGTAAAAGGTCCAGCTGTTGATGGACGTGAGCCCCATGCCCAGGTTGATCAGGAAGAACGGCACCACCGGAATCAGCCGCAGGCTCAGCAGATAGAGCGCTCCGGCGCGCTCCACTCCGGCGTTGATCTCCTTGAGCGGTATGGCAAAGCGGGTCTGTACCGTATCGCGCAGCAGCCAGCGCGCCACCCAGAACGACACGGTGGCACCCATGCTGGATGCAAACGACACCAGCAACAGCCCCCAGAAGAAACCGAAGATCGCACCCCCCGCCAGTGTCAGCAACACAGCCCCGGGCAGCGACAGTGCTGCCACCAACAGGTACATGGCAAAGTAGGCGGCGCGTACCTGCCAGGGGTGCTCTGCGTATAGCGCTGCAAAGTCCTGCTGGCGCTGTTGCAGATAGTGCAGGTTCAGGTATTGGTTCAGGTCCAGCGTGAAGAAAAGGGTGCCGACAACCAGCAGCAAGGCGATCACGATCCAGCGAGTGGCCTTCATTGAAAAGCCCTCCAGCCCCAGACGATGCGGGTCGCAGTGGTGATGGCACACAGGGCCGCAAAACCGTAGGCCAGCACGGCAAAGTGCTGCGGCCACAGGCACATGGCAAGGAACACACCCAAGGTCTCGGTTGCCTCGGTCAGGCCGCCCAGGAAGTAGATCGACTTGTCGGGGTAGTCGGTGTTGTCCATGCCGCGCTTGGCAGCCAGTGCGGCAAAGGCCAGAAAGCTGGAGCTGGTGCCCATGAAGGCGGTCAGCAAAACGGCAGCGGGCAGGGCGTTGCTGACGGGCTGCGCCAGCGCAAAGGCCAGTGGAATGCTGGCGTAAAACAGAAAGTCCAGCGCAATGTCCAGAAAGCCGCCCGCATCACTGGCGCGCGTCTGCCGGGCCACGGCGCCATCCAGTGCATCACAGCTGCGCGACAGCAGGATCAGGACCGTCCCCGGCGCGTACCTGGCGCTGGCGATGCAGGCCGCCGCACCCAGGCCCAGTGCAAAGCCCAGCAGGCTGATGCTGTTGGCACCAATCCCCATGCGCGCCAGCACCACGGCAGCTGCTGTCACCGGTTTGCGCAACAAACGCACGGCAAGGCGGTCTAGCATGGAAGGGTGGGGTTGGGCATGGCAGGCTGCATGGTAACGTGCTCCTGCGGGTTGTTTGATGGCGGTCAACGAAGGTTTGTGACAAAGGTCCATATTGAGAGGTAGGGCTGTGCACCCGGTCCATGTGGGCAGAGGCAGACCTTGTGGACGCAATGAAAGGACCATCATGCATGCTTCTTTGGAAACCATGGCACTACGCGATGCCATTCAGGGGCGCCGGTCGGTTCGTACCTTTGGCCCCGAACAGATAGAACGAACCACATTGCTGGAACTGTTGGAACTGGCGGTCCAAGCCCCTACG contains:
- a CDS encoding CDP-alcohol phosphatidyltransferase family protein, translated to MLDRLAVRLLRKPVTAAAVVLARMGIGANSISLLGFALGLGAAACIASARYAPGTVLILLSRSCDALDGAVARQTRASDAGGFLDIALDFLFYASIPLAFALAQPVSNALPAAVLLTAFMGTSSSFLAFAALAAKRGMDNTDYPDKSIYFLGGLTEATETLGVFLAMCLWPQHFAVLAYGFAALCAITTATRIVWGWRAFQ